A genome region from Natranaeroarchaeum sulfidigenes includes the following:
- the cofG gene encoding 7,8-didemethyl-8-hydroxy-5-deazariboflavin synthase subunit CofG — protein MIPGIDEYDVDVSVEEAAIESLLDVGPADVEPAPELSFARNVFVPLTTACRYTCTYCTYFDPPGEASLLSPEEVRGILQTGVDAGCTEALFTFGDDPDDRYTAIHDQLAEWGHRSIHEYLREVCEIALDEGILPHSNPGDQTYEQMQTVADVNASMGVMLETTADVDVHAGSRRKTPGQRLNTIANAGKLSVPFTTGVLVGIGEDWRDRAESLLAIRELHDRYDHIQEVIVQPVAENERWQDGTPDRDTMRRVVAMARHALPEEVSVQVPPNLADARELVDCGIDDLGGVSPITDDHINPDYAWPALNELETVADHAGVPLRERLPVYERFLPAELRSSGFEGRVAEGDDWLSGRIVDALAEQSVAGERYRAVLAGD, from the coding sequence GTGATCCCCGGCATCGACGAATACGACGTGGACGTGAGCGTCGAGGAAGCCGCGATCGAGTCACTGCTCGACGTCGGGCCTGCGGACGTCGAACCAGCCCCAGAACTCTCCTTCGCGAGAAACGTCTTCGTCCCGCTGACGACGGCCTGCCGGTACACCTGCACCTACTGTACGTACTTCGACCCGCCGGGCGAGGCATCGCTGCTCTCGCCCGAAGAAGTCCGGGGAATCCTGCAGACCGGCGTCGACGCTGGCTGTACGGAGGCGCTGTTTACGTTCGGCGACGATCCGGATGACCGCTACACGGCGATCCACGACCAGCTCGCTGAGTGGGGCCACAGATCGATCCACGAGTACCTGCGTGAGGTCTGTGAGATCGCACTGGACGAAGGAATTCTCCCACACAGCAACCCCGGCGATCAGACCTACGAGCAGATGCAGACCGTTGCGGACGTCAACGCGAGCATGGGAGTGATGCTGGAGACGACTGCGGACGTCGACGTTCACGCTGGCTCGCGCCGGAAGACGCCGGGCCAGCGGTTGAATACGATTGCGAATGCGGGCAAGCTCTCGGTCCCCTTTACCACCGGGGTTCTGGTGGGGATCGGCGAGGACTGGCGCGACCGGGCAGAGAGCCTGCTTGCGATCCGCGAGTTACACGACCGCTACGATCATATTCAGGAAGTGATCGTGCAGCCAGTTGCGGAAAACGAGCGCTGGCAGGACGGTACGCCGGATCGGGACACGATGCGGCGCGTAGTGGCGATGGCCCGGCACGCGCTCCCCGAGGAGGTGTCGGTCCAGGTGCCGCCGAACCTGGCCGACGCTCGTGAACTCGTCGACTGCGGGATCGACGATCTGGGTGGTGTTTCGCCGATCACCGACGACCACATCAATCCCGACTACGCGTGGCCAGCGCTGAACGAACTGGAAACAGTAGCGGACCACGCTGGGGTCCCTCTCCGCGAGCGTCTGCCGGTGTACGAACGGTTCCTGCCCGCCGAGTTGCGCTCATCCGGGTTCGAGGGTCGTGTCGCCGAAGGCGACGACTGGCTCTCCGGGCGGATCGTGGACGCCCTCGCCGAGCAATCAGTGGCGGGCGAGCGGTATCGTGCCGTCCTCGCGGGCGACTAA
- a CDS encoding replication factor A (Replication protein A protects and stabilize the intermediate ssDNA that is generated by the unwinding action of a DNA helicase at the replication fork. In addition, SSBs prevent the formation of secondary structures by single-stranded template DNA.), protein MTDLRTHAEDIHEQFSDHLEVDVDDVESRLSNLVDEYKVPVDEARRSVTNHYLDEAGLERDALGGAGGGSDLVELSDINEAEQWVTVEATVVDLWEPRSDAVGQVGLLGDESGTIKFTKWAKSELDELESGQSYRLGNVVTDEYQGQYSVKLNRTTTIEELDEEIEVGDDAETVEGALVDIQSGSGLIKRCPEEDCTRVLQNGRCSEHGEVEGEFDLRIKGVIDDGHDAHEVIFDKEATEAVADITLEAAKDMAMDALDTTVVADEISGKLLGKYYRVEGPVFGRYVLADVVEELGAPEDTEEMLIKARSI, encoded by the coding sequence ATGACGGACCTTCGCACACACGCGGAAGACATACACGAACAGTTTTCGGACCACTTGGAGGTTGACGTCGACGACGTCGAGTCGCGACTCTCGAATCTCGTCGACGAGTACAAAGTGCCGGTCGACGAGGCACGCCGGAGCGTCACCAACCACTACCTCGACGAGGCAGGATTAGAGCGCGACGCGCTCGGCGGCGCTGGCGGCGGGAGCGATCTGGTGGAACTGTCCGACATCAACGAGGCCGAACAGTGGGTCACGGTCGAGGCGACAGTCGTCGACCTGTGGGAGCCCCGCAGCGACGCCGTCGGACAGGTCGGCCTGCTCGGCGACGAGAGCGGGACGATCAAGTTCACCAAGTGGGCCAAATCGGAGCTCGACGAGCTCGAATCCGGCCAGTCATACCGGCTCGGCAACGTCGTCACCGACGAGTATCAGGGCCAGTACTCGGTGAAGCTAAATCGTACGACCACGATCGAGGAACTCGACGAGGAGATCGAGGTCGGCGACGACGCCGAGACTGTCGAGGGCGCACTGGTCGACATCCAGAGCGGTAGCGGCCTCATCAAGCGCTGTCCCGAGGAGGACTGTACGCGCGTTCTCCAGAACGGCCGCTGTTCCGAACACGGCGAGGTCGAGGGCGAGTTCGACCTGCGGATCAAAGGTGTGATCGACGACGGTCACGACGCCCACGAGGTCATCTTCGACAAGGAAGCGACCGAAGCGGTGGCCGACATCACCCTGGAGGCGGCAAAGGACATGGCGATGGACGCGCTCGATACGACGGTCGTCGCCGACGAGATCTCCGGCAAACTGCTGGGCAAGTACTACCGGGTCGAGGGGCCGGTCTTCGGCCGGTACGTTCTGGCTGACGTGGTCGAAGAACTCGGAGCACCAGAGGATACTGAAGAGATGCTGATCAAAGCGAGGTCGATCTGA
- a CDS encoding RPA family protein: protein MSDAPTREVARRVFASEFNDAGFTFKESDDERAPVYALLPTGERANRVFFVGTLTEKEDVGEDNEYWRGRIVDPTGTFFVYAGQYQPDAASMLRDLEPPEYVAVVGKPRTYETDDGEVNVSVRPESITVVEDGIRDRWVVETADRTLDRIDSFDPDTDEYAAMADEEYELPLENYRRDVVTALEDLEEQAAPNAD from the coding sequence ATGAGCGACGCACCTACCCGCGAGGTCGCACGCCGCGTCTTCGCCAGCGAGTTCAACGATGCAGGCTTCACGTTCAAAGAATCCGATGACGAGCGCGCGCCGGTGTATGCGCTCCTTCCAACCGGGGAACGCGCGAACCGCGTGTTCTTCGTTGGCACGCTGACAGAAAAGGAAGACGTCGGCGAGGACAACGAGTACTGGCGCGGCCGGATCGTCGATCCGACCGGGACCTTCTTCGTCTACGCCGGGCAGTACCAGCCCGACGCCGCCTCGATGCTTCGGGATCTGGAACCGCCGGAGTACGTCGCGGTAGTCGGTAAGCCGCGAACGTACGAGACCGACGACGGCGAGGTCAACGTGTCGGTCCGGCCGGAATCGATCACGGTGGTGGAGGACGGCATCCGCGACCGCTGGGTCGTCGAAACGGCCGACCGAACGCTCGACCGGATCGATTCGTTCGATCCCGACACCGACGAGTACGCGGCGATGGCGGACGAGGAGTACGAACTCCCGCTGGAGAACTACCGCCGCGACGTCGTGACGGCGCTGGAGGATCTCGAAGAACAGGCCGCACCAAACGCGGACTGA